One stretch of Prunus persica cultivar Lovell chromosome G1, Prunus_persica_NCBIv2, whole genome shotgun sequence DNA includes these proteins:
- the LOC18790822 gene encoding uncharacterized protein LOC18790822: MYHSGQICGNCYASGSVAWFDYCDKDRMSMTEIDNMVRELGYDGVISYCYSIPIYSNSGLTKLNDDQDVIDMLVFVPETRLIDIFLHHGVDSYERWFYSQSGSNMFVDVEADIVPNRGVVIEELNDNYGASVPGADVKLDSEEYDSNNVQPKYDCDDDTPMMDRWPEFNPTTDMVDLEFEVGMKFSDCKVFRAAVREQFIKRNRDVVFHEKTLQIKKYEGEHTCGIVWENPTVKSSWLRAKYMETLKSNPSWPVSSFMETVEKDYKTGVSRQQVYRAKERALRQIEGIYTEQYSRIWDYCEELRKTNPGTTTKVQCDFNEQLGHPVFQRLYVCLGACKAGFIAGCRPIIGLDGCFLKGVYRGQFLAAVGIDANNKTWVIAYAVVESECKESWVWFLELLVKDVEIVNQFGYTFISDKQKGLLLAFEQVVPNSEHKFCARHLFTNFILQFKGKALSDKFWGAAKATTVPQFARQMES, from the exons ATGTACCATAGTGGTCAAATCTGTGGTAACTGTTATGCTTCTGGCAGTGTAGCTTGGTTTGATTATTGTGACAAGGATAGAATGTCAATGACCGAGATAGACAATATGGTGAGGGAGTTAGGCTATGATGGGGTGATTAGTTACTGTTATAGTATCCCTATCTATAGCAATAGTGGCCTAACAAAGCTTAATGATGATCAAGATGTCATAGACATGCTTGTATTTGTACCAGAGACAAGGCTAATAGACATCTTCCTACATCATGGGGTTGATAGTTATGAGCGTTGGTTTTATAGTCAATCAGGATCAAATATGTTTGTTGATGTAGAAGCTGATATTGTGCCTAACAGAGGAGTTGTGATTGAGGAGCTTAATGACAATTATGGGGCTAGTGTTCCT GGTGCAGATGTTAAACTGGATTCAGAGGAGTATGATTCTAATAATGTGCAGCCTAAATATGACTGTGATGATGACACTCCAATGATGGATAGATGGCCAGAGTTTAATCCGACAACTGACATGGTAGATCTAGAGTTTGAGGTTGGGATGAAGTTTAGCGATTGTAAAGTTTTTAGAGCGGCTGTGAGAGAACAATTTATAAAGAGGAATAGGGATGTTGTATTT CATGAGAAGACCCTGCAGATTAAGAAATATGAGGGTGAACACACTTGTGGTATTGTTTGGGAGAACCCCACTGTGAAGTCTAGTTGGCTGCGTGCCAAATATATGGAAACATTGAAGAGCAATCCAAGTTGGCCAGTTAGCTCATTCATGGAGACTGTGGAGAAGGATTATAAGACTGGAGTTTCTAGGCAACAAGTTTATAGGGCAAAAGAAAGGGCATTGAGACAGATTGAGGGAATATACACAGAGCAATACTCCAGAATTTGGGATTATTGTGAAGAGTTAAGGAAGACCAATCCAGGAACAACAACCAAAGTTCAATGTGATTTCAATGAACAATTGGGTCATCCAGTGTTTCAAAGGTTATATGTGTGCCTAGGTGCATGTAAAGCAGGGTTCATTGCTGGATGCAGACCCATTATTGGATTGGATGGCTGCTTCTTGAAAGGTGTATATAGAGGGCAATTTTTAGCAGCAGTTGGTATAGATGCTAATAATAAAACATGGGTGATTGCATATGCAGTGGTTGAGTCTGAGTGTAAGGAGTCATGGGTTTGGTTTCTGGAATTACTGGTAAAGGATGTAGAGATTGTTAACCAGTTTGGATACACTTTCATATCAGACAAGCAAAAAGGATTATTACTAGCTTTTGAGCAAGTTGTTCCTAATAGTGAACACAAGTTTTGTGCAAGACATCTGTTCACCAACTTCATATTACAATTCAAAGGGAAAGCTTTGTCTGACAAATTCTGGGGTGCTGCAAAAGCAACAACTGTTCCACAGTTTGCAAGACAGATGGAGAGCTGA